The stretch of DNA GTTCTAAATGTTTATCAGATCATTTTTGGGTTTAAAAGCCAAAAATTATTTCAGGTATGGGCATTTTCAAATGAATCACAATGTAGCATGACAAACTCTCAAAGCAGGTCATATCAACTTTACTCATaaagctaatttaaaacaaaattgaccAGAGTTCTgtggagtaaaaaaataaaagaaaacaattacataatttaaaaaatataaattttagtaatttatacatttaaaacactgaaaggtagaacagaaataaattattttgacaGAACTGAGACCCGTTTCTGTTTACATCCAGTTCAGCCTCATCATATTTAATATTCTGAATACTCCGTCTTTTTGTTCGTCAATGCATAATTAATACATGCTTTAGTTTTGTAATGCTGGAAATGGCACTTTATAAATAgaatccatttatttattaaatttgttgtctctctgctgcctctttcagtcttttttcaGTCCATTTGACTGACTAGTTGCCAGAGTGGGTTAATGCGCAGAAGCCTGAATTAATTTTAATCTACCTGGTTTAATTATATCACTTATTTAGAGGtacagaataaatacaaaagttgtATTATAAACGTTTAACAGCTATAATGTGTTTctgaggaaaaataataattttgagttGTCAGTTAACCCAAAAATTAGCCACTAGATTATTCAGAGAAAGTGGTTCTTAGTCTATACATTTCTGCAAATCTCTAGACTGATTTTATTCCCATTTCTCCTAATTTTAGTCTCCTTAATCCATTCCTGGACCAGTTTCGATCCATGTTTGAATTATCGTCTTCTTAGATTACTCATTTTTAAGGCAAAATTGAAATATGGTTTGAATAATGTTCTCATTATTCCAACCAATTCCTTCTCTACACCGGAGCCATGGACCCTCAGCATACCGCTGCCACTACCATTCTTCACAGCTGGTACAGTGTTCTTTGGTGTCAGTCCTACTTGTAAATATTCAGCCAGAATTCTGTCAAGTGCTTGTTGACTACAAAAAGCAGGCGGTCGAGAGGCGACTGTCTTGATTCTACCATGTTGGAAATATGATTTAAATTCATCGACAGACCAAATATATTATTGATGTATGttagttcctcttttttttttttttccttttcttttttttttttcctgcaggttCGTTGGCCGTTTCAAATCTCGTAAGGAGCGCGAGGCTGAGTTGGGCGCCCGGGCAAAAGAGTTTActaatgtttacattaaaaactTTGGTGACGATATGGACGACGAGAAATTGAGAGAGCTCTTCAGTAAATACGGTGAGTCCAATTTTCTAACTGCTCCTTGAAGATGCTACTAACAATATAGGAGTTTTGGTCGACAACCTTGTTGCGTTTGATGCTCAGGAAATGCGCTGAGTACCCGGGTCATGACAGATGACAGCGGAAAGTCCAGAGGCTTCGGCTTCGTCAGCTTTGAAAGACACGAAGACGCGCAGAAGGTTTGACTTGAGACAAACACGACTCTCGCTTTTAGTAACCGCAGCTggacccttttttttttttttttctaatgtaatTTTTGCCACATTGTTTCTAATTTCAGGCAGTGGATGAAATGAACGGAAAGGACTTGAACGGGAAGCCCATCTACGTCGGCCGCGCTCAGAAGAAGGTGGAACGACAGACGGAGCTGAAGCGCAAATTTGAGCAGATGAAACAAGACCGTATGACTCGCTACCAGGTGAGCATAAATACTTCCTGGATCAGATGCCGTCTGCTCACGGAAAGAAACTGCAGCTTTGTCAAATTCAGTGCTCCCTCTGCAGTTGGGTCCACTGGCCAAAATGGCTGCAACAGCAACTCTTCAGCTCATGGGCCCCACTTCCCTTTACCTCGGGTTTTGGGGACAAAGACGTGCTGCAGACaagaattttacatttaacttgttgttttattcttgctgagctgcttttgttttcaaaatatttgttcttattGATAGGGTGTCAACTTGTATGTGAAGAACCTTGATGATGGGATTGATGATGAACGCCTGCGGAAGGAGTTCTCCCCGTTCGGCACCATCACCAGTGCCAAGGTTCGACCTTTAACCTTTCTTCTCAAAGCTGAAATGAGCTGCGGATGTCTTCTGGAGTTTCACGTTTGATTCTTTCTCTACCAGGTCATGATGGAAGGCGGCCGCAGCAAAGGCTTCGGTTTTGTCTGCTTCTCGTCCCCTGAGGAGGCGACCAAAGCCGTGACGGAGATGAACGGGCGCATCGTGGCCACCAAGCCGCTGTACGTGGCTCTGGCTCAGAGGAAAGAGGAGCGCCAAGCCCACCTGACCAACCAGTACATGCAGCGCATGGCCAGCGTCCGCGCCGTGCCAAATCCCGTCATCAACCCCTACCAGCCGGCCCCGCCCTCCGGCTACTTCATGGCTGCCATACCACAGGCCCAGAACCGCGCCGCCTACTACCCAGCTGCGGGCCAGATGGCTCAGCTGCGGCCGAGCCCACGCTGGACGACCCAGGGGGTCCGACCTCAACGTGAGCGTTTTCTAAAAACCTTACCTGGGCCCGATTGTCCGTCTCACAGTTCATTAATCGTTGATGTGTCTCTCAGACTTTCAGAACATGACCGGTGCCATGCGTGCGTCAGCGCCACGTCCTCAGACCTTCAGCACCATGCGGCCCACAAATCAGGTCCCTCGCATGATGTCCGCCCAGCGTGTCGGTCAGTCTAGTCGGCACAAACCCGTTTGGTAACGCGTTCTGTTCATGTTCAGTATCTTGCTGATTCTCTCTCCCTGTTTGGCTCCTCCTGCAGCCGCTCAGACCGTGGCTCCCCGACCGCCTGCCGCAGCCACGGCAACAACTGCTCCAGTGCGCGGAGTTCCTCAGTACAAGTACGCCGCAGGGGTCCGCAACCCTCAGCAGCACATCACCTCCCAGCCACAGGTCAATCTGCAGCAGGTAAGGCTGCTGCCATCtctgtagcgacagtggaggtTACAGCTGTGCCTGTAATAACTCTGTGTCTCTCACCACTCAGCCTGCGGTCCATGTTCAGGGACAGGAGCCTCTGACCGCCTCCATGCTGGCCGCCGCTCCGCCGCAGGAACAGAAGCAGATGCTGGGTGAGCTTCACTGACGGCATTCAGAGCGGATGCTGTGGTTTCTACGTGTCAAACATTTCCCAGAGCGTCGCCGGGGGTTAATGGCCTTTGATTCTAAATCCTCTCCATCTCTCTCATAGGTGAGCGTCTGTTCCCACTGATCCAGAACATGCATCCCAGCCTGGCAGGCAAGATTACTGGCATGCTGCTGGAGATTGACAACTCAGAGCTGCTTCACATGCTGGAGTCCCCAGAGTCTCTCCGCTCCAAGGTAAGCGATTAGGTTTTCTGATACAAACAGCCTGTAGTTGCGAAGCCACGGTACGTCGCACCAGAACTTCACTGCTGTAACATAAGCAGTCATCATAAATATGACACgagttgcaaaagtattaatttcctttaagaatttttaatttCGTCCTGTTTAACCTtttgaggtcgacgcccgccctgtggcaggcatgacgtcatgtttctgtgtgtgttttttgctccaatgtgataataaattttgtcaaaatgaaacaaacactgtaaaatcacaaagtttaggatgttctgaaaataatgataccaaacaaggtaaggtaaatagtttttatggtgaaaatataagggtaaattcaaaattagaccaaaacggccatttagaccaaATTTTCATggatttttaagattttacttGACGTAGCAACACAAAAGATGCATAGTTTTTATTGACTTCTGTTTTCTTGAAGTCTTAAACTCaacctggaagaaaacatgtaaaaggGGGCAAAAGACTGGGGCAAGTTTATCTTCCAGCAGGTCAACTACTTTAAACAtccagccagagctacaatacGGTGGTTTAGTAAAGTATCAAATTGAAGGAAAATAATgggaaaaactggaaaaagtttATAATTACATTTGTATATTGCTGCATATAAATCACTCTATAAAATAGCATTGCACTGCTGGGGTTTCACTGACGTCAAACACAAATATCTGTGCAGGTGGATGAGGCTGTGGCTGTGCTGCAGGCCCACCAGGCCAAGGAGGCCGCTCAGAAGACCGTGACCAACTCAGCCGTTGTCCCAAGTGTTTGAGCCCAAGGTACACATTtaagatctgttgttgttgttgttgctctcATGCTGAAAGCTTTATGAAAAACCAATGTGTCTAACTGTAATCGTTCTCCCTCCTCCACAGGCGAGGGCAACCTCGAGACGAGCTTCACGCACAGAAgaagggtttaaaaaaaaaatgtttaaaaaataagcaaaacaaagtaaaagatgttaaatacaaagtttaaaaaaaagcaaacgaTGGAAACAAGTCTCCAGCCAGTCCTGTAACACAAGGTCTGCTTTTccgagctaaaaaaaaaaagcaaaaaaagaggaaaaaaaaacctaa from Xiphophorus maculatus strain JP 163 A chromosome 13, X_maculatus-5.0-male, whole genome shotgun sequence encodes:
- the LOC102234856 gene encoding polyadenylate-binding protein 1, with product MNPSAPSYPMASLYVGDLHPDVTEAMLYEKFSPAGAILSIRVCRDMITRRSLGYAYVNFQQPADAERALDTMNFDVIKGRPVRIMWSQRDPSLRKSGVGNIFIKNLDKSIDNKALYDTFSAFGNILSCKVVCDENGSKGYGFVHFETQEAAERAIEKMNGMLLNDRKVFVGRFKSRKEREAELGARAKEFTNVYIKNFGDDMDDEKLRELFSKYGNALSTRVMTDDSGKSRGFGFVSFERHEDAQKAVDEMNGKDLNGKPIYVGRAQKKVERQTELKRKFEQMKQDRMTRYQGVNLYVKNLDDGIDDERLRKEFSPFGTITSAKVMMEGGRSKGFGFVCFSSPEEATKAVTEMNGRIVATKPLYVALAQRKEERQAHLTNQYMQRMASVRAVPNPVINPYQPAPPSGYFMAAIPQAQNRAAYYPAAGQMAQLRPSPRWTTQGVRPQHFQNMTGAMRASAPRPQTFSTMRPTNQVPRMMSAQRVAAQTVAPRPPAAATATTAPVRGVPQYKYAAGVRNPQQHITSQPQVNLQQPAVHVQGQEPLTASMLAAAPPQEQKQMLGERLFPLIQNMHPSLAGKITGMLLEIDNSELLHMLESPESLRSKVDEAVAVLQAHQAKEAAQKTVTNSAVVPSV